One window from the genome of Candidatus Didemnitutus sp. encodes:
- a CDS encoding response regulator transcription factor — MKLKVLIADDEPLALDKLRRLLATENDLEIAGAATNGADALRLARELQPDILVLDIQMPPLDGLEVAHTLDEGARAVIFTTAFPQHAVDAFAANAVDYLLKPYSKEQFARALGRARSRLAATADATRTGRSDRLLVKSRDRYVVVHVNDIEWIEAAANYVVLHSSSGNHVLRGTMTDTLAEVGEDLFFRTGRSAAVNLDRVNEVLFDEPGEHVLLLRSGARVRLQRNFRELQERLEKRTAAHARREGTAA; from the coding sequence ATGAAATTGAAAGTCCTGATTGCCGACGACGAACCGCTCGCCCTCGACAAGCTCCGGCGCCTGCTCGCCACGGAAAACGATCTCGAAATCGCGGGCGCGGCCACGAACGGCGCCGACGCGCTCCGCCTCGCCCGGGAGCTGCAACCCGACATCCTGGTCCTCGACATCCAGATGCCGCCGCTCGACGGACTCGAGGTGGCCCACACGCTCGACGAAGGCGCGCGCGCGGTGATCTTCACCACCGCTTTCCCGCAGCACGCCGTCGACGCGTTCGCGGCCAACGCGGTCGACTATCTTCTCAAGCCCTACAGCAAGGAGCAGTTCGCCCGGGCGCTCGGCCGCGCGCGATCCCGTCTCGCCGCCACGGCCGACGCGACGCGCACCGGCCGCAGCGACCGGCTGCTGGTGAAATCGCGCGATCGCTACGTCGTCGTGCACGTGAACGACATCGAGTGGATCGAGGCGGCGGCGAACTACGTCGTGCTCCACTCCTCGAGCGGCAACCACGTGCTGCGCGGCACGATGACCGACACGCTCGCGGAGGTCGGCGAGGATCTCTTTTTCCGCACCGGCCGCTCCGCCGCGGTGAATCTCGACCGGGTGAACGAAGTGCTGTTCGACGAGCCCGGCGAACACGTGCTGCTGCTCCGCAGCGGCGCCCGCGTGCGGCTGCAACGCAATTTCCGCGAACTCCAGGAACGCCTCGAGAAACGCACCGCCGCCCACGCGCGGCGCGAAGGGACCGCCGCGTGA
- a CDS encoding histidine kinase: MTQSPFAPETATEAPPLLPFRQWWWLPTGWIALGFLFSIQPWLSGFMPFGDNVRFAAMRLAPWALVAPAAVWLCLRFPIAGPHWPRALVIHAFATAISVICLESPSGFMAGPGRPTTMHFSFHRMGPGEESERTPPFPEFKPSPPAPNGKSTEAGEHFDAPPPHERREGTRDIFFERGTGKGWVRRENGDVTHFGITPPPWFLRGRQSLPLYWCLVAIAHVLYFQRTARRAAQMQAQLSAARLAALQLQLQPHFLFNSLNAISSLVRSDVEVADEMICSLGALLHTTLDKSGHAEVRLTEEIEMARHYLRIQQVRFGAALRVETRVDPAAALAAIPTLSIQPLLENAVIHGLNGRAGVIHLHAWRSGERLVVEVTDEVADPQAPGGTPKPSSGVGLANIRARLATLHGTHASLDLIRNPIGATARMEVPFRELPEG; the protein is encoded by the coding sequence GTGACGCAGTCGCCGTTCGCCCCGGAAACGGCCACCGAGGCGCCGCCGCTCCTCCCCTTCCGCCAATGGTGGTGGCTCCCCACCGGCTGGATCGCGCTCGGGTTCCTGTTCTCCATCCAACCCTGGCTGAGCGGCTTCATGCCCTTCGGCGACAACGTGCGCTTCGCCGCCATGCGGCTCGCCCCGTGGGCGCTGGTCGCGCCGGCGGCGGTGTGGCTCTGCCTGCGCTTCCCCATCGCCGGACCGCACTGGCCGCGCGCGCTCGTGATCCACGCCTTCGCCACCGCGATCTCCGTGATCTGCCTCGAATCCCCCAGCGGATTCATGGCCGGCCCAGGGCGGCCGACGACGATGCATTTCTCCTTTCACCGCATGGGGCCGGGAGAGGAATCCGAGCGCACGCCGCCGTTTCCGGAATTCAAGCCCAGCCCGCCGGCGCCGAACGGCAAATCCACCGAAGCCGGCGAGCATTTCGACGCACCTCCGCCCCACGAGCGACGCGAAGGGACGCGCGACATCTTTTTCGAGCGCGGCACCGGCAAGGGCTGGGTCCGCCGCGAGAACGGCGACGTCACGCACTTCGGCATCACGCCGCCGCCGTGGTTCCTGCGCGGCCGGCAATCGCTGCCGCTCTACTGGTGCCTCGTCGCGATCGCCCACGTGCTCTATTTCCAGCGCACCGCGCGCCGCGCCGCGCAAATGCAGGCGCAACTCTCCGCCGCCCGGCTCGCCGCGCTCCAGCTGCAACTGCAGCCGCACTTCCTCTTCAACTCGCTCAACGCCATCTCGTCGCTCGTGCGCAGCGACGTCGAGGTCGCCGACGAGATGATCTGCTCGCTCGGAGCGCTGCTGCACACGACGCTGGACAAAAGCGGCCACGCCGAGGTCCGGCTCACCGAGGAGATCGAGATGGCGCGCCACTACCTGCGCATCCAACAGGTGCGTTTCGGCGCGGCGCTGCGGGTCGAGACCCGCGTCGACCCGGCCGCCGCGCTCGCCGCCATTCCCACGCTGTCGATCCAACCGCTGCTCGAAAACGCCGTGATCCACGGCCTCAACGGCCGCGCCGGCGTCATCCACCTGCACGCCTGGCGCAGCGGCGAGCGGCTGGTGGTCGAGGTCACGGACGAGGTCGCCGATCCGCAGGCCCCCGGCGGCACACCAAAGCCCTCGAGCGGCGTCGGCCTCGCGAACATCCGCGCGCGCCTCGCCACGCTGCATGGCACGCATGCGTCGCTGGACCTGATCCGCAATCCCATCGGCGCCACCGCGCGGATGGAGGTGCCCTTCCGCGAGCTGCCCGAGGGTTGA
- a CDS encoding EF-hand domain-containing protein, translating into MSISSVSSSSSLAGATRPDPSEFLQKMFARLDGDGDGKVTQDEFVTAMEKRLGANASAASDTPDAASVFQKMDSDGDGGIDLGEFKTAMETLRTARHGGGGPQGAGGPPPPPPPGESEESSASEDAQQVFDAMDTNKDGKVSADELLAALKKKAEERAEAVGSSGATPTEADFQKVFAAIDGDGDGSITQAELTTLFQQLRGPRHGERTGYGADGEPSYEGAVGENLSTSV; encoded by the coding sequence ATGAGCATCTCCTCTGTCAGTTCCTCCTCCTCGCTCGCGGGCGCCACCCGGCCCGATCCGAGCGAGTTTCTCCAAAAAATGTTCGCACGTCTCGACGGCGATGGCGACGGCAAGGTCACGCAGGACGAGTTCGTCACCGCGATGGAAAAGCGCCTCGGCGCGAACGCCTCCGCGGCGAGCGACACCCCGGACGCTGCGTCGGTGTTCCAGAAAATGGATTCCGACGGCGACGGCGGCATCGACCTCGGCGAGTTCAAGACCGCGATGGAGACCCTGCGCACCGCGCGCCACGGTGGCGGCGGTCCCCAAGGCGCGGGCGGCCCGCCGCCTCCGCCGCCGCCGGGCGAAAGCGAGGAGTCCTCCGCGAGCGAGGACGCGCAGCAGGTGTTCGATGCGATGGACACGAACAAGGACGGCAAGGTCTCGGCCGACGAATTGCTCGCCGCCTTGAAGAAGAAGGCGGAGGAGCGCGCCGAAGCCGTCGGCTCGTCCGGTGCGACGCCGACCGAGGCGGATTTTCAAAAGGTTTTCGCGGCGATCGACGGCGATGGCGACGGCAGCATCACGCAGGCGGAGCTGACCACGCTTTTTCAACAGCTGCGCGGTCCGCGTCACGGTGAACGCACGGGCTATGGCGCCGATGGCGAGCCAAGTTACGAAGGCGCCGTGGGCGAAAATCTCTCGACCTCGGTCTGA